One window of Robiginitalea biformata HTCC2501 genomic DNA carries:
- a CDS encoding VOC family protein, giving the protein MKVTLISIPVQDQEKALQFYTKKLGFLKNKDIPLGGGNRWLTLVSKEWQDGPELLLEPAPNHFEPAKVYQDALMEAGMPWTQFDVEDVDAEYKRLTELGVSFSVKPTEAGTVKYAVFNDTCGNNIQLVEEL; this is encoded by the coding sequence ATGAAAGTCACACTCATCAGCATCCCCGTGCAGGACCAGGAAAAAGCCTTGCAGTTTTACACCAAAAAACTGGGTTTCCTCAAAAATAAAGACATCCCCCTGGGTGGCGGCAACCGCTGGCTCACCCTGGTTTCCAAGGAGTGGCAGGACGGGCCCGAATTGTTGCTGGAGCCGGCCCCCAACCATTTTGAGCCGGCCAAAGTCTATCAGGATGCCCTGATGGAAGCGGGTATGCCCTGGACGCAATTCGACGTTGAGGATGTGGATGCAGAATACAAGCGCCTCACCGAACTCGGCGTAAGCTTCAGCGTGAAGCCAACCGAAGCGGGTACCGTAAAGTATGCCGTATTCAACGATACCTGCGGCAACAATATCCAGTTGGTGGAGGAATTGTAA
- a CDS encoding nuclear transport factor 2 family protein, translating into MSNNQNTKIIESIYNAFSTGDMPTVLGLMHPGIEWNEAESNSLADGNPYKGPEAVLEGVFARLGEIHEYFGLKDIQIHGMDDNKVLATLRYEARVKETGTAYNAQAAHLWTLDDNGKVIAFQQFVDTKKLADAGA; encoded by the coding sequence ATGTCAAACAATCAAAACACCAAAATCATCGAATCCATTTATAACGCATTCTCCACCGGCGATATGCCCACCGTCCTGGGCTTGATGCATCCCGGCATCGAATGGAACGAGGCGGAGAGCAATTCCCTGGCAGACGGCAATCCTTACAAGGGCCCGGAAGCCGTCCTGGAAGGCGTATTTGCGCGCCTGGGGGAAATCCACGAATATTTTGGCCTGAAGGACATTCAAATTCACGGGATGGACGACAACAAGGTCCTGGCCACGCTGCGCTACGAGGCCAGGGTGAAGGAAACCGGTACGGCCTATAATGCCCAGGCCGCCCACCTGTGGACCCTGGATGACAACGGAAAGGTAATCGCCTTCCAGCAATTTGTAGATACCAAGAAGCTGGCAGACGCCGGGGCGTAA
- the speB gene encoding agmatinase: MKKRIFIQGIQFDEKSSYQQGPKLAPPKIREALYSGSSNLYTEALTSIEDSRVEDKGDFEIDGYFDIEAITATHLGQNARVLTLGGDHSITYPIIRAYYGQYPKLDILHIDAHSDLYDNYEGDKHSHACPFARIMENGLAAKLVQVGIRTLNPHQAAQAEKFGVEVHQMKDLDLSALPEFSNPLYISLDMDAFDPAFAPGVSHHEPGGLTSRQVLDLIRRIDAEVVGADIVEYNPNRDFQNMTAFLAAKMMKEILGKLMQ, from the coding sequence TTGAAGAAAAGAATATTCATTCAGGGAATACAGTTCGATGAGAAATCGTCCTACCAGCAAGGTCCCAAACTCGCGCCCCCGAAGATCCGGGAGGCCTTGTACAGCGGTTCCTCCAATTTGTATACCGAGGCCTTAACTTCGATTGAAGATTCGCGGGTTGAGGACAAAGGGGACTTTGAAATCGACGGGTATTTCGACATCGAGGCAATTACCGCAACGCACCTGGGTCAAAACGCCAGGGTCCTTACCCTGGGCGGGGACCATTCCATCACGTATCCCATCATCAGGGCGTACTATGGGCAGTATCCGAAATTGGATATCCTCCATATCGATGCGCATAGCGATTTATACGACAACTACGAAGGCGATAAGCACTCCCACGCCTGCCCGTTTGCCCGGATTATGGAAAACGGGTTGGCGGCGAAGCTGGTCCAGGTTGGCATCCGGACCCTGAATCCCCACCAGGCAGCGCAGGCAGAAAAATTTGGGGTGGAGGTGCATCAGATGAAAGATTTGGATTTGTCTGCACTGCCCGAGTTCAGCAATCCGCTATATATTTCCCTGGACATGGATGCCTTTGACCCCGCCTTTGCCCCGGGGGTATCCCACCACGAGCCCGGGGGATTGACTTCCCGGCAGGTCCTGGACCTCATCCGGCGAATCGATGCGGAAGTGGTGGGGGCGGACATTGTGGAATACAACCCAAACAGGGACTTCCAGAATATGACGGCTTTTTTGGCAGCCAAGATGATGAAAGAAATATTGGGTAAATTGATGCAATAA
- a CDS encoding response regulator transcription factor has translation MIRIALVDDHRLFLEGIRSILDREIGLEVHASVGQGVELLNLLKTTRADVVLTDIRMPGMDGLSLTRQICRSFPNTRVIALTMLDHEQDVKDLLDAGARGYLVKNVEKEELVQAIHTVARGDYYLSRKFRPIYKNWKSQEPRQESVRLTRRERQVLELIAQGRTSQQIAESLKLSRFTIDTHRKNIHKKMGIRSNIGLLKAASKWLGQAPQDTDNRQ, from the coding sequence ATGATACGGATAGCCCTGGTTGACGACCACCGCCTCTTCCTGGAGGGGATCCGATCCATTCTGGACAGAGAGATTGGGCTTGAGGTACACGCCTCGGTGGGCCAGGGCGTCGAACTTCTCAATTTGCTGAAAACCACCCGAGCAGATGTCGTACTGACGGATATCCGAATGCCCGGGATGGACGGACTTTCCCTGACCCGTCAAATCTGCCGTTCCTTCCCTAATACCCGGGTTATTGCCCTGACAATGCTGGATCACGAACAGGATGTAAAGGACCTGCTGGACGCGGGCGCCAGGGGCTACCTGGTGAAAAACGTCGAAAAGGAGGAACTTGTCCAAGCGATCCACACGGTGGCCCGGGGAGACTACTATCTCAGCCGGAAGTTCCGGCCCATCTACAAGAACTGGAAATCGCAGGAGCCCCGCCAGGAATCGGTTCGCCTCACCCGCAGGGAACGTCAGGTCCTCGAACTCATCGCCCAGGGCAGGACGAGCCAGCAAATCGCGGAATCGTTGAAGTTGAGCCGGTTTACCATCGATACGCACCGCAAAAACATCCACAAGAAAATGGGCATCCGAAGCAATATTGGCCTTCTTAAAGCTGCCTCCAAATGGCTTGGCCAGGCACCACAGGATACGGATAACCGCCAGTGA
- a CDS encoding HAEPLYID family protein, translating to MNIKKIRMSILLLASSATCMAQLTDAEKDSLYIHQIEDQKEPDKVLHAEPLYIDLIRDLGARKGEKEWNLGLGLTDNLRFDSYEGLIEYEWAPADRLGLEVELPFTFYSPVNGTANDSVPSNRLNSIKIAAQWSFFVNEPMATSMAFGYINEFELSDFRAFGKPFLRGNIYNPFLVVAKRWGNNFHSLIYTGPLVEQDFRTNRFHTTYDVNTSFHYMIPGTRNFIGVEFNKSISRGNFDMTMRPQMRLGIADNLLIGIVAGIPVSRENERLSSFVRLIWEPGHPKR from the coding sequence ATGAACATCAAAAAAATAAGGATGTCAATCCTCTTATTGGCATCTTCTGCAACGTGTATGGCCCAACTCACGGATGCAGAAAAAGACAGTCTCTACATTCACCAAATCGAAGACCAGAAAGAACCCGATAAGGTACTGCACGCCGAACCGCTGTATATTGACCTGATCCGCGATTTGGGAGCCCGAAAAGGCGAAAAAGAATGGAACCTGGGGTTGGGACTCACCGATAATTTAAGATTCGATTCCTATGAGGGGTTGATTGAATATGAATGGGCCCCTGCAGACCGATTGGGTTTGGAGGTGGAGCTTCCCTTCACCTTTTATTCACCCGTCAATGGCACTGCTAATGACTCGGTCCCGTCCAACCGGCTGAATAGCATAAAAATTGCAGCCCAGTGGTCCTTTTTTGTCAACGAGCCCATGGCGACATCCATGGCATTTGGGTACATCAATGAATTTGAGCTATCCGACTTCAGGGCCTTTGGAAAACCTTTCCTGAGAGGAAATATATACAACCCCTTTTTGGTTGTTGCCAAACGCTGGGGGAACAACTTCCACTCATTGATCTACACGGGTCCGTTGGTTGAGCAGGATTTCAGAACAAACCGGTTCCATACAACCTATGATGTCAATACCAGTTTCCATTATATGATTCCGGGGACAAGGAACTTCATCGGGGTGGAATTTAATAAATCAATCAGCCGCGGAAACTTTGACATGACCATGAGACCCCAGATGCGGTTGGGTATTGCCGATAATTTACTGATTGGAATAGTCGCGGGGATCCCAGTTAGCAGGGAAAATGAACGATTGAGTTCGTTTGTCCGGTTGATCTGGGAACCCGGACATCCAAAACGATAA
- a CDS encoding sugar phosphate isomerase/epimerase family protein, translating into MPTNSHSRRNVLKTGLAASLGLASGMGLSMVPSQAGDRSAATDIHLSGAQPNFRPGSQPLDRDIRAKHNLPFRVSLNASTLMAYELPVDEQVDMIAAAGFDGAELWMRDIRAYLEKGGTTAKLKEQLEAGNLLLENIIGFSQWCNDDAEERAKALEVLREEMEIIASLGGGYIATPVMGMDRLDPAKFGEYAERYRAILELGDATGVVPLLELWGMGALHRVSDCAQITIATGHPKAAMLLDIYHVHRGGNSWETLDVLNGGRMPVMHMNDYPATPAWNELTDADRVLPGEGACPFHEVIPKLYKAGFRGGFSVELFNRGYWEQWDAKQMLEQSFARTVEVLTGAMEGMD; encoded by the coding sequence ATGCCTACCAACTCCCACTCCCGAAGAAACGTACTGAAAACCGGCCTGGCGGCCTCCCTGGGCCTGGCCTCCGGTATGGGGCTTTCCATGGTCCCGTCCCAAGCGGGAGATCGGTCGGCTGCCACGGATATCCACCTGTCCGGGGCACAGCCCAATTTCCGTCCCGGCAGTCAGCCGCTTGACAGGGACATTCGTGCCAAGCACAACCTGCCCTTCCGCGTCAGCCTGAATGCCTCCACGCTGATGGCCTATGAACTTCCGGTGGATGAGCAGGTAGATATGATCGCCGCGGCAGGGTTTGACGGGGCGGAGTTGTGGATGCGCGACATCCGGGCCTACCTGGAGAAAGGGGGTACGACTGCAAAGCTGAAGGAGCAGCTGGAAGCCGGCAACCTGCTGCTGGAGAATATCATCGGTTTTTCCCAGTGGTGCAATGACGATGCAGAGGAGCGGGCCAAGGCCCTGGAGGTACTCCGGGAAGAGATGGAGATCATCGCCTCCCTGGGCGGTGGCTACATCGCCACCCCGGTGATGGGCATGGATCGGCTCGACCCGGCCAAATTTGGCGAATACGCTGAGCGATACCGCGCCATCCTGGAACTCGGGGACGCAACCGGCGTAGTGCCGCTCCTGGAACTCTGGGGCATGGGCGCCCTGCACCGGGTATCGGACTGTGCACAGATAACCATCGCTACAGGCCACCCGAAGGCGGCCATGCTCCTGGACATTTACCACGTCCACCGGGGCGGCAATTCCTGGGAGACCCTGGACGTATTGAACGGCGGCCGGATGCCCGTCATGCATATGAACGATTACCCCGCTACCCCTGCCTGGAACGAACTCACCGATGCGGACCGCGTGTTGCCCGGGGAGGGCGCCTGCCCATTCCACGAGGTGATCCCAAAGCTATACAAGGCCGGTTTCCGGGGCGGTTTTTCCGTGGAGCTCTTCAACCGCGGCTACTGGGAGCAGTGGGATGCGAAGCAGATGCTCGAACAGAGCTTCGCACGGACTGTGGAGGTGCTTACCGGGGCCATGGAAGGAATGGATTGA
- a CDS encoding serine hydrolase domain-containing protein, translated as MSKNRKKQLFRIVLFAGTAISLFFVPWLLVKAWILPLPDTVQDQLDQAIGHGFDGMVVYVDQAGQPPQYFASGWHDRDARIPARPQALFKIASISKLYDAVAVTKLVAGGRLSLDKTLADYLPELVGTIENADKITLRQMIQHRSGIPNFTDAPNFWADPTETFEESLALIEGKPANFEPGEDYEYCNTNYLLINKIMDDVLGFENFRFIQEEILVPLNLNNTFASLSKVNTEDVMSGYHVGYPHDLKTNDFGMHATAEDVGTFLRALNDGSVFEQGEQEIYASVYEYEHSGWVPGYQSFAKYHKDLDAVIVEFYSTTDPKLYNWNLSEIINNRIVKILKRRQKS; from the coding sequence ATGAGTAAGAATCGAAAAAAGCAGCTATTCAGGATAGTGCTATTTGCTGGCACGGCAATCTCCCTGTTCTTTGTACCATGGCTTTTGGTGAAGGCGTGGATACTTCCGCTGCCCGATACCGTCCAGGATCAGTTGGACCAGGCCATTGGCCACGGATTTGACGGTATGGTTGTGTATGTGGACCAGGCGGGGCAACCCCCGCAGTATTTCGCTTCGGGCTGGCACGACAGGGACGCCCGGATACCTGCCAGGCCCCAGGCCCTGTTTAAGATTGCCAGCATCAGCAAATTGTACGACGCTGTGGCGGTTACCAAACTGGTGGCCGGCGGACGGCTTTCCCTGGATAAGACCCTCGCTGATTATTTACCGGAACTCGTGGGAACAATCGAAAACGCAGACAAGATCACTTTGAGGCAGATGATCCAGCACAGAAGTGGCATTCCCAATTTTACGGACGCCCCGAATTTTTGGGCCGATCCAACCGAAACCTTCGAAGAAAGCCTTGCCCTGATTGAGGGCAAACCGGCCAACTTTGAACCCGGAGAAGATTATGAGTATTGCAATACGAATTACCTGCTGATCAATAAGATCATGGATGACGTGCTGGGGTTTGAAAACTTCCGATTCATCCAGGAAGAAATCCTGGTGCCGTTAAACCTCAACAACACTTTCGCTTCCCTGAGCAAAGTAAATACAGAGGATGTGATGAGTGGGTATCATGTAGGGTATCCCCATGATTTAAAGACAAACGATTTTGGCATGCACGCCACCGCAGAGGACGTGGGGACTTTCCTGAGGGCATTGAACGACGGATCGGTATTTGAACAGGGGGAACAGGAAATCTATGCTTCCGTCTATGAGTATGAACATTCCGGTTGGGTTCCCGGATACCAGAGTTTTGCAAAATACCATAAAGATTTGGATGCTGTTATTGTTGAATTCTACAGCACCACCGACCCAAAACTGTACAATTGGAACCTGTCTGAAATCATCAATAACCGAATTGTCAAAATCCTGAAAAGGCGGCAAAAGTCGTAA
- a CDS encoding tetratricopeptide repeat-containing sensor histidine kinase, whose protein sequence is MPAKNIWIALWLLLSGTSLIAQKADPGLPDSLLRQLALTTDSARRAGIYLELSGWHERRDVALSRKFAEMALNTGTDSIQPEAYNKIGRSYFYQNQPDSAIAFFLRSTEAFEARGNPNKAAAVRISAGAAQMRQGRYQEALTAFFEGLGYFESARDSMQMGKTYNNIATIYGELGDVDHAIEYGEKALAIFRQYGLAQFRLITLPNLAGQYARQGDTLRARTYFREAEKLAGQMDEPFALARIYNNLGNLYLDSNRDSSEYYLNRSLEIKTRHGIEDGMGTLYNNLGYLYLKQGRPTQAARYLERALDHGRGANSATIYTNLAQAYEAAGNNVRALASLKRGMAIKDSLMEADYRKSLAELSSKYESERMAAEMLSLQNNYLQTDIRRKQNRNLLYLAIGILVLLGVTTYFMVKNARRKRIIAEQQKELEHQRAESLVGELETVSLDSLIEGQEKERQRIAEELHDSLGANLSALKLYVEEVSGADPVLHKKLRMALDQSYEDLRNISRGKNGYVLIDNGLVPAVREIARQLKSSRKIHVEVTNIDLNKRIQNSRELQLFRILQELLTNTLKHADANQVSIQFSEDDGQLHVVYEDDGKGFDPGKVKKGQGQINIENRIRKMDGNLVVESEPGEGVNVIISVPI, encoded by the coding sequence ATGCCTGCAAAGAATATTTGGATTGCCCTATGGCTGCTTCTCTCTGGAACGAGCCTAATTGCCCAGAAAGCCGACCCCGGCTTGCCGGACAGCCTGCTCCGGCAACTCGCCCTCACAACCGACAGCGCCCGCCGAGCCGGGATTTACCTGGAGCTTTCCGGGTGGCATGAACGCCGGGATGTCGCATTGAGCCGGAAATTCGCCGAAATGGCCCTGAATACGGGAACCGATTCAATTCAGCCAGAAGCGTATAATAAAATAGGCCGTTCCTACTTCTACCAAAACCAACCGGATTCCGCTATCGCCTTTTTCTTGCGCTCTACAGAGGCCTTCGAAGCCCGCGGAAACCCGAACAAAGCAGCTGCTGTCCGAATCAGTGCCGGGGCGGCACAAATGCGACAGGGGCGCTATCAGGAGGCCCTGACGGCATTTTTTGAAGGCCTTGGGTATTTTGAATCTGCCCGGGATAGTATGCAAATGGGAAAAACCTATAACAATATCGCCACAATTTACGGGGAACTCGGCGATGTGGACCATGCCATCGAATACGGGGAAAAAGCCCTCGCTATCTTCCGTCAATACGGGCTTGCGCAATTCCGGCTCATCACCCTGCCAAACCTGGCAGGACAATACGCACGGCAAGGAGATACCCTCAGGGCAAGGACCTACTTCCGGGAGGCGGAGAAACTGGCGGGGCAGATGGACGAACCCTTCGCACTGGCCCGGATTTACAACAACCTGGGCAACCTGTACCTGGATTCGAATCGGGACTCCTCGGAATACTACCTCAACCGGTCCCTGGAAATTAAAACCCGGCACGGCATTGAAGACGGGATGGGCACGCTCTACAACAACCTCGGGTACCTATACCTGAAGCAGGGCCGCCCCACTCAGGCTGCCCGGTACCTGGAGCGCGCCCTGGACCACGGGCGGGGGGCAAATTCGGCTACCATTTACACGAATCTTGCACAAGCTTACGAAGCCGCCGGGAACAATGTTCGGGCACTTGCCAGCCTCAAACGGGGCATGGCCATCAAAGACAGTCTGATGGAGGCAGACTACCGAAAATCACTGGCCGAACTTTCCTCCAAGTACGAGTCTGAACGAATGGCCGCCGAAATGCTCTCGCTCCAGAACAACTACCTGCAAACCGACATCAGGCGAAAGCAGAACCGGAACCTGTTGTATCTGGCTATCGGAATCCTGGTACTGCTCGGGGTCACCACCTATTTTATGGTAAAAAACGCCAGGCGTAAACGCATTATCGCCGAGCAGCAAAAAGAGCTTGAGCACCAACGGGCCGAGTCGCTGGTGGGCGAACTGGAAACGGTCAGTCTCGACAGCCTGATTGAGGGGCAGGAAAAAGAACGGCAACGGATTGCCGAGGAACTGCACGATAGCCTGGGCGCCAACCTCTCCGCCTTGAAGCTCTATGTAGAAGAGGTCAGCGGGGCGGACCCGGTCCTGCATAAGAAGTTGCGCATGGCCCTGGACCAGTCTTATGAGGATCTCCGGAACATCTCGAGAGGGAAAAACGGTTATGTTTTGATCGACAACGGATTGGTGCCTGCGGTTCGGGAAATTGCCCGTCAGTTAAAGTCCTCCCGAAAAATCCATGTGGAAGTGACCAACATCGACCTGAACAAGCGCATTCAGAACTCCAGGGAATTGCAACTCTTTCGCATCCTCCAGGAGCTGCTGACCAATACGCTCAAACACGCAGATGCCAATCAGGTAAGTATCCAGTTTTCGGAGGATGACGGCCAACTCCATGTGGTATACGAAGATGATGGCAAAGGCTTTGATCCCGGCAAGGTTAAGAAGGGCCAGGGCCAGATAAATATCGAAAACCGGATCCGTAAAATGGACGGAAACCTCGTTGTGGAATCCGAACCAGGGGAAGGAGTCAACGTAATAATTAGTGTCCCGATATGA
- a CDS encoding mechanosensitive ion channel family protein: MEEINNWFAQYPILASLAKYLVWIVLIFSIVTWVRRVLKRRLPDNSLRYKSQKGIEIIGYFLAILVSITYFSGSIKDFGLAIGLLTAGITITLQELILSIAGSFYIFFVRVYKPGDRIEINGIKGDVIDIDSIYTTMMEIGQWISSDNYSGRIVKLSNAFVFKGPVYNYSKDFPFVWDEFNLPIRYGSDMELAKDIVISVAQKHLSEFVRASVSEWKHVVEKYYIENAQVEPTLAITMTDNWIQFNLRYIVDYKKRRFTKHLLNEEIGKRIQQTKGKVLLASATFEIVNIPTVNIHDKTSTNKKN; encoded by the coding sequence ATCGAGGAAATAAATAACTGGTTTGCCCAATACCCCATCCTTGCGAGCCTCGCTAAGTACCTGGTATGGATCGTACTGATATTCTCAATCGTTACCTGGGTTAGAAGGGTTCTCAAAAGGCGGCTCCCGGATAATTCGCTTCGCTATAAATCTCAAAAAGGCATTGAAATTATCGGCTATTTCCTTGCTATCCTGGTTTCCATTACATACTTCTCAGGCAGCATAAAGGACTTTGGGCTGGCCATTGGCTTACTGACGGCTGGCATAACAATAACCCTACAGGAACTGATTTTGAGTATCGCCGGGTCCTTCTACATCTTCTTTGTCCGGGTGTACAAGCCGGGCGACAGGATTGAAATAAATGGGATTAAAGGAGACGTCATTGACATTGATAGTATTTATACCACCATGATGGAAATAGGTCAGTGGATCTCCAGCGATAACTACAGCGGACGTATTGTTAAACTAAGCAATGCTTTTGTCTTTAAGGGCCCGGTATACAATTATTCCAAAGACTTTCCCTTTGTCTGGGACGAATTCAATCTGCCGATACGATACGGATCCGATATGGAATTGGCGAAAGATATCGTAATATCCGTCGCACAGAAACACCTATCGGAATTCGTGAGGGCATCGGTGTCTGAGTGGAAACATGTTGTGGAAAAGTATTATATCGAAAACGCACAAGTAGAGCCCACATTGGCTATCACAATGACAGATAATTGGATTCAGTTTAACCTGAGGTACATCGTTGACTACAAAAAAAGAAGGTTTACCAAGCACCTGCTGAATGAAGAAATCGGAAAACGAATTCAGCAGACAAAGGGGAAAGTTCTTTTGGCTTCCGCAACGTTTGAAATCGTAAATATACCAACGGTAAATATCCATGACAAAACGTCAACAAACAAGAAAAACTAA
- a CDS encoding transglutaminase-like domain-containing protein, which translates to MRYLAPTYFFDYTSQPIRELVAEFREGSRSEKEMAVGLYTRVRDNWKYDPYRISLEKADFRASRIAGQASGNCVEKSILLIAGLRALGIPARLHLGKVKNHLAAERLKEKFGSDELTPHGMVNACIDGKWLKMSPAFNRELCEKFDVEPLEFDGENDSYLQAFDSEGRLFMEYLEDYGHFEDVPLDFMINNLKAHYPHIFDTDKNKSVYRL; encoded by the coding sequence ATGCGCTATCTGGCACCCACCTATTTTTTCGATTATACGAGCCAGCCCATCCGGGAGCTGGTGGCCGAATTCCGGGAGGGCTCGCGGTCCGAAAAGGAAATGGCCGTGGGGCTCTACACCAGGGTCCGCGACAATTGGAAATACGACCCGTACCGCATCAGTTTGGAAAAAGCGGATTTTCGGGCCAGCCGGATAGCGGGCCAGGCCAGCGGGAACTGCGTGGAAAAATCCATTTTGCTCATTGCCGGCCTCCGGGCCCTGGGCATCCCGGCCAGGCTGCATCTTGGGAAGGTCAAGAACCACCTGGCCGCTGAGCGGCTGAAGGAGAAGTTCGGCTCGGATGAGCTGACGCCCCATGGGATGGTCAATGCCTGCATCGACGGGAAGTGGCTGAAAATGTCCCCGGCCTTCAACCGGGAACTATGCGAAAAATTTGACGTGGAGCCCCTGGAGTTCGACGGGGAAAACGACTCGTATTTGCAGGCCTTCGACAGCGAAGGCCGCCTGTTTATGGAATATCTCGAGGATTACGGACACTTTGAGGACGTCCCCCTGGATTTTATGATCAATAACCTGAAAGCGCATTACCCGCATATCTTCGATACGGACAAAAATAAATCGGTTTATCGGCTATAG
- a CDS encoding DUF305 domain-containing protein: protein MNRSNYTTFVLMLLCSAISMYVTMYFNTYEFSHVFFSWTRLYMTLIGIGGMAIIMFLFMRHMYKNKQKNIAVILVSVLLMVVSTYLVRQQIPIGDVKWMRAMIPHHSIAILTSNRADLKDPEVKKLAEEIIKAQEREIAEMKRMIERLEND, encoded by the coding sequence ATGAATCGATCCAATTACACCACCTTCGTACTTATGTTGCTATGCTCGGCGATATCGATGTATGTCACCATGTACTTCAACACCTATGAATTCAGCCACGTCTTTTTCAGCTGGACGCGTCTGTATATGACATTGATCGGGATCGGGGGTATGGCCATTATCATGTTCCTGTTTATGCGCCATATGTACAAAAACAAGCAAAAGAACATTGCCGTCATTTTGGTCAGTGTGTTGCTGATGGTCGTGTCCACCTACCTGGTGCGGCAGCAAATCCCCATCGGCGACGTTAAGTGGATGCGGGCGATGATCCCGCACCATTCCATCGCCATCCTCACCAGCAACCGGGCCGACCTCAAGGACCCGGAGGTCAAAAAACTGGCCGAAGAAATCATCAAAGCCCAGGAACGGGAAATCGCCGAGATGAAGCGGATGATTGAACGACTGGAAAATGATTAA
- a CDS encoding TolB family protein: protein MKTLSAALLVVLAISCKDSKPGVSADQAETGSGKIAFVTDRDGNPEVYIMDGDGANPENLTRHDSLDFSPSWSADGTSLSFYSKRDGNAEIYRMDLQTRQLTRLTNHPATDVLPVPSPDGSQILFMSDRDSLSRNVYVMDKDGSGIRQLTRNAAYEESPEWSPDGSQIAFTRQLRDSSDTSHAGNGEIFLMDAQGGGVKRLTDKEGYDSGAKFSPDGSKIAFYGAQEDQWDLYTINADGTGLQNLTNDAIECYSPDWSPDGEWLVYTAGSKGNYNIWKINIRTKERVRLTRTSGRNEAPSWGR, encoded by the coding sequence ATGAAAACATTATCTGCCGCCCTGCTGGTGGTCCTGGCCATCTCCTGCAAGGATTCCAAACCCGGGGTTTCAGCTGACCAGGCGGAAACGGGATCCGGGAAAATCGCCTTCGTCACAGACAGGGACGGAAACCCGGAGGTCTATATCATGGATGGTGACGGGGCAAACCCGGAGAACCTGACCCGTCACGATTCTTTGGATTTCAGCCCTTCCTGGTCTGCGGATGGCACCTCCCTGAGCTTCTATTCAAAAAGGGACGGCAATGCGGAGATTTATCGCATGGACCTGCAAACACGCCAACTGACCCGGCTCACCAACCATCCGGCCACAGACGTCCTCCCCGTACCTTCCCCGGATGGAAGCCAGATTCTGTTTATGAGCGACAGGGATTCCCTGAGCCGGAATGTATACGTAATGGATAAGGACGGGTCGGGTATCCGGCAGCTTACCAGAAATGCCGCCTATGAAGAAAGCCCCGAATGGTCCCCGGACGGTTCGCAGATTGCATTCACCCGCCAACTGCGGGATTCCTCCGATACGTCGCACGCCGGCAATGGAGAAATATTCCTCATGGATGCGCAAGGCGGCGGGGTAAAAAGGCTGACGGACAAGGAAGGCTATGACTCCGGGGCCAAGTTTTCCCCGGACGGCTCAAAAATTGCCTTTTACGGCGCCCAGGAAGACCAATGGGACCTGTATACCATCAATGCCGACGGAACAGGCCTGCAGAACCTCACCAACGACGCTATCGAATGTTATTCCCCCGACTGGTCGCCGGACGGGGAATGGCTCGTGTACACGGCAGGCTCAAAAGGGAATTACAACATTTGGAAAATCAATATCCGCACCAAAGAACGGGTCCGGCTAACCCGGACGTCCGGCCGGAATGAAGCGCCGTCCTGGGGCAGGTAA